A DNA window from Citrobacter tructae contains the following coding sequences:
- the tolA gene encoding cell envelope integrity protein TolA, which produces MSKATEQNDKLKRAIIISAVLHVILFAALIWSSFDEHIDASGGGGGSSIDAVMVDPGAVVQQYDRQQQQQASAKRAEEQREKQAQQQAEELREKQAAEQERLKQLEKERLAAQEKVREQTEQQKQAEAAAAKAQEQQKQAEEAAAKAAAEAKAKADAQAKQAAEAAKKAAANAQKQAEAEAAKAAADAKKVAEVQAAKAAADAAKKAQAEAAKQAAAEKAAAEKAAAAKAAAAEKAAADKKAAAEKAAADKKAAAAEKAAADKKAAADKAAAAKKAAAEKAAAASGVDDLLGDLSSGKNAPKSGGGAKGSGQPAKDSGTSGANGGASGADISAYAKQIQVAIQSRLFDAGLYQGKQCVLHINLAPDGRLKSVTSEGGDPALCQAALAAARSASIPKPPNEAVYEKIKDAKLDFKL; this is translated from the coding sequence GTGTCAAAGGCAACCGAACAAAACGACAAGCTCAAACGGGCGATAATTATTTCAGCAGTGCTGCATGTCATTTTATTTGCGGCACTGATCTGGAGTTCGTTCGATGAGCATATTGATGCTTCAGGCGGCGGTGGCGGCTCGTCTATTGACGCCGTTATGGTCGATCCTGGTGCCGTTGTTCAACAGTACGATCGCCAACAGCAGCAGCAGGCAAGTGCGAAACGTGCGGAAGAACAGCGTGAAAAGCAGGCGCAGCAGCAGGCTGAGGAGCTTCGTGAGAAGCAGGCGGCTGAGCAAGAGCGACTGAAGCAGCTGGAAAAAGAACGTTTAGCCGCACAGGAAAAAGTGCGCGAACAGACGGAACAGCAAAAACAGGCTGAAGCCGCGGCGGCGAAAGCGCAGGAGCAACAGAAGCAGGCTGAAGAAGCAGCGGCGAAAGCTGCCGCGGAAGCGAAGGCCAAAGCGGATGCTCAGGCGAAACAAGCCGCAGAGGCTGCGAAGAAAGCGGCTGCGAACGCACAGAAACAGGCTGAAGCTGAAGCTGCGAAAGCCGCTGCTGATGCGAAGAAAGTCGCTGAAGTGCAAGCTGCTAAGGCTGCGGCTGACGCTGCGAAAAAAGCCCAGGCAGAAGCCGCTAAGCAAGCTGCAGCCGAGAAGGCCGCTGCTGAAAAAGCCGCTGCCGCGAAAGCTGCCGCTGCTGAAAAGGCCGCTGCTGATAAAAAAGCAGCAGCCGAAAAAGCGGCCGCAGACAAGAAAGCCGCCGCCGCTGAAAAGGCAGCAGCCGATAAGAAAGCTGCGGCAGATAAAGCCGCAGCCGCCAAAAAAGCAGCTGCGGAGAAAGCAGCAGCAGCTTCTGGCGTAGACGATCTGTTAGGTGACTTAAGCTCCGGTAAGAATGCACCGAAATCGGGTGGTGGAGCGAAAGGTAGCGGACAACCGGCGAAAGATAGTGGTACAAGTGGCGCAAACGGTGGTGCATCGGGTGCTGATATCAGCGCTTACGCGAAGCAAATTCAGGTTGCGATTCAGAGTCGTCTGTTTGATGCGGGCCTCTACCAAGGGAAACAATGCGTATTGCATATTAACCTTGCTCCAGATGGACGATTGAAAAGTGTGACATCTGAAGGTGGTGATCCTGCGCTTTGCCAGGCTGCGTTAGCGGCGGCGAGATCGGCAAGTATTCCTAAACCGCCTAACGAGGCTGTTTACGAAAAGATAAAAGACGCCAAGCTGGACTTTAAACTGTAA
- the tolR gene encoding colicin uptake protein TolR translates to MARTRGRGRRELKSEINIVPLLDVLLVLLLIFMATAPIITQSVEVDLPDATESQAVSSNDEPPVIIEVSGVGQYSVVVEKDRMDQLPPEQVIAEAKSRLQSNPKTVFLIGGAKDVPYDEIIKALNLLHSAGVKSVGLMTQPI, encoded by the coding sequence ATGGCCAGAACGCGTGGACGCGGTCGTCGCGAACTCAAGTCCGAAATCAATATTGTACCGCTGCTCGACGTACTGTTGGTGCTATTGCTGATCTTTATGGCAACGGCGCCGATCATTACCCAGAGCGTGGAAGTTGATCTGCCGGATGCAACCGAATCGCAAGCCGTCAGCAGCAACGACGAGCCTCCGGTCATTATTGAAGTTTCCGGTGTTGGGCAGTACAGCGTGGTGGTTGAGAAAGACAGGATGGATCAACTGCCGCCGGAGCAGGTTATCGCGGAAGCGAAAAGCCGCCTGCAGAGCAATCCGAAAACGGTCTTTTTAATCGGTGGTGCGAAAGACGTGCCTTATGATGAAATAATTAAAGCGCTGAACTTGTTACACAGTGCAGGCGTGAAATCGGTTGGCTTGATGACGCAGCCAATCTGA
- the tolQ gene encoding Tol-Pal system protein TolQ, translating to MTDMNILDLFLKASLLVKLIMLILIGFSIASWAIIIQRTRILNAASREAEAFEDKFWSGIELSRLYQESQGRRDNLAGSEQIFYSGFKEFARLHRANNHAPEAVVEGASRAMRISMNRELETLETHIPFLGTVGSISPYIGLFGTVWGIMHAFIALGAVKQATLQMVAPGIAEALIATAIGLFAAIPAVMAYNRLNQRVNKLELNYDNFMEEFTAILHRQAFTSSESNKG from the coding sequence GTGACTGACATGAATATCCTTGATTTGTTCCTGAAGGCAAGCCTTCTGGTTAAACTTATCATGTTGATTTTGATTGGTTTCTCAATCGCATCCTGGGCCATTATTATCCAGCGGACTCGTATTCTTAATGCCGCTTCACGTGAAGCAGAAGCGTTTGAAGACAAATTTTGGTCCGGCATTGAGTTATCGCGCCTGTATCAGGAAAGCCAGGGGCGTCGTGATAATTTGGCGGGCTCTGAACAAATTTTCTACAGTGGGTTCAAAGAGTTTGCGCGTCTGCATAGGGCAAATAATCATGCGCCAGAAGCGGTGGTTGAGGGGGCATCCCGTGCGATGCGTATCTCCATGAACCGTGAGCTGGAAACGCTGGAAACGCATATTCCGTTCCTCGGGACTGTCGGCTCGATCAGCCCGTATATCGGTCTGTTCGGTACAGTTTGGGGGATCATGCACGCATTTATCGCCCTGGGGGCGGTAAAACAGGCAACGCTGCAAATGGTTGCACCGGGTATTGCAGAAGCATTGATTGCAACGGCTATCGGTCTGTTTGCGGCAATCCCTGCGGTTATGGCTTACAACCGCCTGAATCAGCGCGTGAACAAGCTGGAATTGAATTACGACAACTTTATGGAAGAGTTTACCGCGATTCTGCACCGCCAGGCGTTTACCAGTAGCGAGAGCAACAAGGGGTAA
- the ybgC gene encoding tol-pal system-associated acyl-CoA thioesterase codes for MNKYIFRWPVRVYYEDTDAGGVVYHASYVAFYERARTEMLRHHHFSQQVLLAERVAFVVRKMTLEYFAPARLDDMLEVQTEITSMRGTSLVFTQRIVNAENTVLNEAEVLIVCVDPLKMKPRALPKSIVAEFKQ; via the coding sequence ATGAATAAGTATATTTTTCGATGGCCGGTTCGTGTCTATTATGAAGACACCGATGCCGGTGGTGTGGTTTACCACGCCAGTTACGTCGCTTTTTATGAAAGAGCACGCACAGAGATGCTGCGTCATCATCACTTCAGTCAGCAAGTGCTGCTGGCAGAACGTGTAGCCTTTGTGGTGCGCAAAATGACTCTGGAATATTTTGCGCCAGCCAGGCTTGACGATATGCTCGAAGTCCAAACCGAAATTACGTCAATGCGTGGCACCTCATTGGTTTTCACGCAACGCATTGTCAACGCAGAGAACACCGTGCTGAATGAAGCCGAAGTTCTGATTGTTTGCGTTGATCCACTCAAGATGAAGCCTCGTGCGCTTCCCAAGTCTATTGTCGCGGAGTTTAAGCAGTGA
- the ybgE gene encoding cyd operon protein YbgE — protein MTNIIAMQYNAMDKRPLRALSLVMALVLAGCIFWDPSRFAAKTSDLEIWHGLLLMWAVCAGIIHGVGFRPRAVHWQGIFCPLIADIVLVVGLIFFFF, from the coding sequence ATGACCAACATTATCGCGATGCAATATAACGCGATGGACAAGCGCCCGTTACGGGCGCTTTCTTTAGTCATGGCGTTAGTGCTAGCAGGTTGTATCTTCTGGGACCCCTCACGCTTCGCAGCGAAAACCAGCGATCTGGAAATCTGGCATGGTCTCCTGTTGATGTGGGCGGTCTGCGCCGGCATTATCCACGGCGTTGGATTTCGTCCTCGTGCGGTGCACTGGCAGGGCATCTTCTGCCCGCTGATAGCCGATATCGTGCTGGTGGTTGGTCTGATCTTCTTCTTCTTTTGA
- the cydX gene encoding cytochrome bd-I oxidase subunit CydX codes for MWYFAWILGTLLACAFGIITALALEHVEAGKAGQEES; via the coding sequence ATGTGGTATTTCGCATGGATTTTGGGAACGCTTCTTGCCTGTGCATTTGGGATAATCACAGCGCTGGCGCTTGAGCACGTAGAAGCAGGCAAAGCCGGACAAGAAGAAAGTTAA
- the cydB gene encoding cytochrome d ubiquinol oxidase subunit II, which translates to MIDYEVLRFIWWLLVGILLIGFAVTDGFDMGVGMLTRFLGRNDTERRIMINSIAPHWDGNQVWLITAGGALFAAWPMVYAAAFSGFYVAMILVLASLFFRPVGFDYRSKIEDMRWRNMWDWGIFIGSFVPPLVIGVAFGNLLQGVPFHMDEYMRLYYTGNFFQLLNPFGLLAGVVSVGMIITQGATYLQMRTVGELHLRARTTSQVAALVTLVCFALAGVWVMYGIDGYVVTSALDHHAASNPMTKEVARVAGAWMVNFNNAPILWLVPALGVALPLLTILTSRMEKGAWAFVFSSLTLACIILTAGIAMFPFVMPSSTMMNASLTMWDATSSQRTLNLMTWVAAVFVPIILLYTSWCYWKMFGRITKEDIENNTHSLY; encoded by the coding sequence ATGATCGATTATGAAGTATTGCGTTTTATCTGGTGGCTGCTGGTTGGCATTCTGCTGATTGGTTTTGCAGTCACTGATGGTTTCGACATGGGGGTGGGCATGCTCACCCGTTTCCTCGGTCGTAATGATACCGAGCGTCGAATTATGATTAACTCCATCGCCCCACACTGGGACGGTAACCAGGTTTGGCTCATCACCGCAGGTGGCGCATTGTTCGCTGCCTGGCCGATGGTGTATGCCGCTGCGTTTTCCGGTTTCTATGTGGCGATGATCCTCGTACTGGCGTCCTTGTTCTTCCGTCCGGTCGGTTTTGATTATCGTTCCAAGATTGAAGACATGCGCTGGCGCAACATGTGGGACTGGGGCATCTTCATTGGTAGCTTCGTTCCGCCGCTGGTCATTGGTGTCGCGTTCGGTAACCTGCTGCAAGGGGTTCCGTTCCACATGGATGAGTACATGCGTTTGTACTACACCGGTAACTTCTTCCAGTTGCTGAATCCGTTTGGTCTGCTGGCCGGTGTTGTGAGTGTGGGTATGATCATCACCCAGGGCGCGACCTATCTGCAGATGCGTACCGTGGGTGAACTGCACCTGCGTGCACGTACGACCTCTCAGGTTGCAGCGCTGGTCACTCTGGTGTGCTTCGCGCTGGCAGGTGTCTGGGTGATGTACGGTATTGACGGTTATGTTGTGACTTCCGCTCTGGATCACCACGCAGCCTCTAACCCGATGACTAAAGAAGTGGCGCGTGTTGCGGGCGCATGGATGGTGAACTTTAACAATGCACCTATCCTGTGGCTGGTTCCGGCTCTGGGCGTAGCCCTGCCGCTGCTGACCATCCTGACTTCTCGTATGGAGAAAGGGGCTTGGGCGTTCGTCTTCTCTTCACTGACGTTGGCCTGCATCATCCTGACGGCCGGTATCGCAATGTTCCCGTTTGTGATGCCATCCAGCACCATGATGAACGCAAGTCTGACAATGTGGGATGCCACCTCCAGCCAGAGAACATTGAACCTGATGACCTGGGTTGCGGCGGTGTTTGTACCGATCATTCTGCTCTACACCAGTTGGTGTTACTGGAAGATGTTCGGTCGCATCACCAAAGAAGATATTGAAAACAACACCCACTCTCTGTACTAA
- the cydA gene encoding cytochrome ubiquinol oxidase subunit I, whose amino-acid sequence MLDIVELSRLQFALTAMYHFLFVPLTLGMAFLLAIMETVYVLSGKQIYKDMTKFWGKLFGINFALGVATGLTMEFQFGTNWSYYSHYVGDIFGAPLAIEGLMAFFLESTFVGLFFFGWDRLGKVQHMCVTWLVALGSNLSALWILVANGWMQNPIAADFNFETMRMEMLSFSELVLNPVAQVKFVHTVASGYVCGAMFVLGISSYYMLRGRDFAFAKRSFAIAASFGMAAILSVIVLGDESGYEMGDVQKTKLAAIEAEWETQPAPASFTLFGIPDQDAQENHFAIQIPYALGIIATRSVDTPVIGLKDLMVQHEERIRNGMKAYQLLEELRAGSTDQAVRDQFNSMKKDLGYGLLLKRYTDKVTDATEAQIQLATKDSIPRVAPLYFAFRIMVACGILMLAIIAVSFWTVIRNRIGEKKWLLRTALYAIPLPWIAIESGWFVAEYGRQPWAIGEVLPTAVANSSLTAGDLIFSMLLICGLYTLFLVAELYLMFKFARLGPSSLKTGRYHYEQSTVTSQPAR is encoded by the coding sequence ATGTTAGATATAGTCGAACTGTCGCGCTTACAGTTTGCCTTGACCGCGATGTACCACTTCCTGTTTGTGCCACTGACGCTCGGTATGGCGTTCTTGTTGGCCATCATGGAAACGGTCTACGTCCTTTCCGGCAAACAGATTTATAAAGATATGACCAAGTTCTGGGGCAAGTTGTTTGGTATCAACTTCGCTCTGGGTGTGGCTACCGGTTTGACCATGGAGTTCCAATTCGGGACTAACTGGTCTTACTATTCCCACTATGTAGGGGATATTTTCGGTGCGCCGCTGGCGATCGAAGGCTTGATGGCCTTCTTCCTCGAATCCACCTTTGTAGGTCTGTTCTTCTTCGGCTGGGACCGTTTGGGTAAAGTCCAGCATATGTGCGTCACCTGGCTGGTGGCTTTGGGTTCTAACCTGTCCGCGCTGTGGATTCTGGTTGCGAACGGCTGGATGCAAAACCCAATCGCAGCGGATTTCAACTTCGAAACCATGCGCATGGAGATGCTGAGCTTCTCTGAACTGGTGCTTAACCCGGTTGCACAGGTGAAATTTGTTCACACTGTAGCGTCTGGTTATGTCTGCGGCGCGATGTTCGTTCTGGGTATCAGCTCTTACTACATGCTGCGCGGTCGTGACTTCGCGTTTGCTAAGCGTTCTTTTGCTATCGCAGCCAGCTTTGGTATGGCTGCCATTCTGTCTGTTATCGTTCTGGGTGATGAGTCCGGTTACGAAATGGGCGATGTGCAGAAAACCAAACTTGCCGCGATTGAAGCAGAGTGGGAAACCCAGCCTGCACCAGCATCCTTTACGCTGTTCGGTATTCCGGACCAGGATGCGCAGGAAAACCATTTTGCAATTCAAATCCCTTACGCGCTGGGCATCATTGCCACCCGCTCCGTTGATACACCGGTCATTGGTCTGAAAGATCTGATGGTGCAGCACGAAGAGCGCATCCGTAATGGGATGAAAGCGTATCAGTTGCTGGAAGAACTGCGTGCGGGTTCCACCGATCAGGCCGTTCGCGACCAGTTCAACAGCATGAAGAAAGATCTGGGATACGGTCTGCTGCTGAAACGCTATACCGATAAAGTGACCGATGCGACCGAAGCGCAAATTCAGCTGGCAACGAAAGATTCTATTCCTCGTGTGGCGCCGCTGTATTTTGCGTTCCGTATCATGGTGGCGTGCGGCATTCTGATGCTGGCTATTATCGCTGTCTCCTTCTGGACCGTGATTCGTAACCGTATCGGCGAGAAAAAATGGCTTCTGCGTACGGCGCTATATGCGATTCCGCTGCCGTGGATTGCCATCGAGTCTGGTTGGTTTGTTGCAGAGTACGGGCGTCAGCCGTGGGCGATTGGTGAAGTGTTACCGACAGCCGTGGCGAACTCGTCGCTGACTGCGGGCGATCTGATCTTCTCGATGCTGTTGATTTGCGGCCTGTATACCCTGTTCCTGGTGGCTGAACTGTACCTGATGTTCAAGTTCGCACGCCTTGGCCCGAGCAGCCTGAAAACCGGTCGTTATCACTACGAGCAGTCCACTGTGACTTCTCAGCCGGCACGCTAA
- the glmS gene encoding methylaspartate mutase subunit S, whose protein sequence is MKKSTLVIGVIGADCHAVGNKVLDRVFTSHDFHVINLGVMVSQDEYIDAAIETGADAIVVSSIYGHGDIDCLGLRERCIERGLGDILLYVGGNLVVGKHDFADVEVKFKEMGFNRVFAPSHDLEDVCALITNDIHQHNGLEQRCLEEAI, encoded by the coding sequence ATGAAGAAATCTACACTTGTTATTGGCGTTATCGGTGCTGACTGCCATGCAGTAGGCAATAAAGTTCTGGATCGCGTTTTTACCTCCCATGATTTTCACGTAATCAACCTCGGGGTGATGGTGAGTCAGGATGAATATATTGATGCCGCGATTGAAACCGGCGCCGATGCCATCGTGGTGTCATCTATCTACGGCCACGGCGATATCGATTGCCTGGGTTTGCGTGAGCGCTGCATCGAACGTGGCCTCGGCGATATTCTGCTCTACGTTGGCGGCAACCTGGTTGTCGGTAAACACGACTTTGCAGACGTGGAAGTGAAGTTTAAAGAGATGGGCTTTAACCGCGTCTTCGCACCAAGCCACGATCTGGAAGATGTCTGTGCGCTAATCACCAATGACATTCACCAACACAATGGCCTCGAGCAGCGTTGCCTGGAAGAGGCTATCTGA
- the glmL gene encoding methylaspartate mutase accessory protein GlmL, translating to MQTVSVDIGSTWTKAALFAHEGDELTLVNHVLTPTTTHHLADGFFASLNQVLNVADARPLLKSGEVQLKYSSSAKGGLAVAAMGLVPSITLESAKVTAHSAGAKIAQYYSYKLNRHDIQELETSPPDILLFTGGTDGGEESYGLANARALAESKLDCSIIYAGNRDIQDDVQTILGHKDLTTVDNILPDLDHPNPFAARQAICDVFLSRIVKGKGLDVIVGETGEDPMPTPWTVYELVKAISDYDSAWKEFMLIDMGGATTDVYSASANTLSPDTVLHGVPEPFVKRTVEGDLGMRVSAVVVGESTQEMVKVIFAQQPQREEAFYRYLRHLVGQPDYLPLSEEEKYFDTLLAGLCVGYAAERHAGTKKQVCTCVGNVDLQMGRDLTTVRKVVGSGGWLSRASQFDIHNWLKYRELDDQGKRILLPNQFEYYRDSYGLLPLLANVARLYPQAAARTSIQCLTL from the coding sequence ATGCAAACAGTTTCTGTCGATATCGGCTCGACATGGACCAAGGCGGCCCTCTTCGCTCATGAAGGGGATGAATTAACGCTGGTAAACCATGTCCTGACCCCAACCACCACACATCATCTGGCAGACGGTTTTTTTGCCAGCCTGAATCAGGTGCTGAATGTTGCCGATGCTCGCCCGTTACTGAAAAGTGGTGAAGTGCAGTTGAAGTACTCCTCGTCAGCCAAAGGGGGACTCGCGGTTGCAGCAATGGGGCTGGTGCCTTCTATTACGCTGGAATCGGCAAAAGTTACCGCCCATTCGGCTGGCGCAAAAATCGCGCAATATTATTCGTACAAGCTGAACCGCCATGACATTCAGGAGCTGGAAACATCACCACCAGACATCCTGTTATTTACCGGCGGCACGGATGGCGGTGAAGAGAGCTACGGTCTGGCTAATGCGCGTGCGCTGGCCGAGTCAAAGCTTGATTGCTCCATTATCTACGCCGGGAACCGAGACATTCAAGACGATGTTCAAACAATCCTGGGACATAAAGATCTGACCACGGTAGATAACATCCTGCCCGATCTTGACCACCCCAATCCGTTTGCTGCTCGTCAGGCCATTTGCGATGTGTTTTTGTCCCGCATCGTCAAAGGCAAAGGCCTGGACGTTATCGTCGGCGAAACCGGCGAAGACCCCATGCCGACGCCATGGACAGTTTACGAGTTAGTCAAAGCTATTAGCGATTACGACAGCGCATGGAAGGAATTCATGCTGATTGATATGGGCGGAGCCACCACGGATGTCTATTCAGCCAGTGCGAATACCCTCTCCCCCGACACCGTCCTGCACGGCGTCCCTGAACCTTTCGTCAAACGTACCGTTGAAGGCGATCTGGGAATGCGCGTTTCCGCCGTCGTAGTGGGAGAAAGCACGCAGGAAATGGTGAAAGTTATCTTCGCCCAACAACCGCAGCGCGAGGAAGCGTTTTACCGCTATCTACGTCATCTGGTTGGGCAACCAGATTACCTGCCACTCAGCGAGGAAGAGAAATATTTCGACACCCTGCTGGCAGGTTTATGCGTGGGCTATGCCGCTGAGCGCCACGCGGGCACTAAAAAGCAGGTTTGCACCTGCGTGGGTAACGTGGATTTACAGATGGGTCGCGATCTCACTACCGTACGCAAAGTCGTCGGTTCAGGTGGATGGCTCTCTCGTGCCAGCCAGTTTGATATTCATAACTGGCTTAAATATCGGGAGTTGGACGACCAGGGTAAAAGAATTCTGTTACCGAATCAGTTTGAGTATTACCGCGATTCATATGGCCTGCTCCCTCTGCTGGCAAACGTCGCCAGGCTGTACCCGCAAGCCGCTGCTCGCACCAGCATTCAGTGTTTAACCCTATAA
- a CDS encoding methylaspartate mutase subunit E produces MELRNKKLTHDEFMTERLQVLQTWETGKDVENFEDGVKYQQTIPDQKRFSLALLKADQEGKTLSQPRAGVALMDEHIELLKTLQEECDLLPSTIDAYTRLNRYEEAAVGIQKSIEAGTSKLNGLPVVNHGVAACRRMTESLDKPIQVRHGTPDARLLAEIAMASGFTSYEGGGISYNIPYAKRVTLEKSIRDWQYCDRLMGLYEENGIRINREPFGPLTGTLIPPFMSHSVAIIEGLLALEQGVKSITVGYGQVGSLTQDIAAIQALRELSHEYFHNHGFEDYELSTVFHQWMGGFPEDEAKAFSVIAWGAAVAGMSGATKVITKSPHEAFGIPTAAANAQGLKASRQMLNMVSDQKFPQCAAVEQEVDLIKSEVRAVLKKVFELGNGDIARGTVLAFEAGVLDVPFAPAACNAGKILPVRDNSGAIRILEAGSVPLPKDILALHHDYVAERAHFEGRKPSFQMVIDDINAVSHSKLIGRP; encoded by the coding sequence ATGGAACTTCGAAACAAAAAACTGACCCATGATGAATTTATGACCGAAAGGCTGCAGGTGTTACAAACCTGGGAGACCGGCAAAGACGTTGAGAACTTCGAAGATGGCGTGAAGTACCAGCAAACAATTCCAGATCAGAAGCGCTTCTCCCTTGCGCTGTTGAAGGCCGATCAAGAAGGTAAAACCCTGAGCCAGCCGCGTGCAGGCGTTGCATTAATGGATGAGCACATTGAACTGCTTAAAACGCTGCAGGAAGAGTGCGACCTGCTGCCCAGCACCATCGATGCCTATACCCGCCTGAACCGCTATGAAGAAGCCGCCGTCGGGATCCAGAAATCCATCGAAGCGGGCACGTCCAAGCTGAACGGTTTACCGGTCGTCAATCACGGGGTTGCTGCCTGCCGCCGTATGACTGAATCGCTGGATAAACCAATCCAGGTTCGCCACGGTACCCCGGATGCGCGCCTGCTGGCAGAAATTGCCATGGCCAGTGGCTTTACCAGCTACGAAGGTGGCGGTATCTCCTACAACATCCCTTACGCCAAGCGCGTCACTCTGGAAAAATCCATCCGTGACTGGCAGTACTGCGATCGTCTGATGGGACTGTATGAAGAAAACGGGATTCGTATTAACCGTGAGCCATTTGGCCCACTGACCGGCACTCTGATCCCACCGTTTATGTCCCACTCAGTCGCGATCATCGAAGGTCTGCTGGCGCTGGAACAGGGCGTGAAGTCCATTACCGTAGGCTACGGCCAGGTCGGTAGCCTAACGCAGGATATCGCCGCCATTCAGGCGCTGCGTGAACTGTCTCACGAATACTTCCATAACCACGGTTTCGAAGACTATGAGCTGAGCACCGTATTCCACCAGTGGATGGGCGGATTCCCGGAAGATGAAGCGAAAGCCTTCTCCGTTATCGCCTGGGGTGCGGCAGTGGCTGGCATGTCTGGCGCCACAAAAGTGATCACCAAGAGCCCGCACGAAGCGTTCGGTATCCCAACGGCGGCAGCTAACGCCCAAGGTCTGAAAGCGTCACGCCAGATGCTTAACATGGTTAGCGACCAGAAATTCCCACAATGCGCAGCCGTGGAGCAGGAAGTTGATCTGATTAAGAGCGAAGTCCGCGCTGTACTGAAGAAAGTCTTCGAGCTGGGTAATGGCGACATTGCACGCGGTACCGTGCTGGCCTTTGAGGCTGGCGTACTGGATGTGCCTTTCGCACCTGCCGCCTGTAACGCCGGTAAAATCCTGCCGGTTCGCGATAACTCAGGCGCCATCCGTATTCTTGAAGCGGGCTCCGTTCCGTTGCCGAAAGATATTCTCGCCCTGCACCACGACTATGTCGCAGAGCGCGCCCACTTTGAAGGCCGCAAGCCTTCTTTCCAGATGGTCATTGATGACATCAACGCCGTATCCCACAGTAAATTAATAGGAAGACCATAA
- a CDS encoding methylaspartate ammonia-lyase, translating to MKIKQALFTAGYSSFYFDDQQAIKDGAGHDGFIYTGAPVTPGFTSVRQAGECVSVQLILENGAVAVGDCAAVQYSGAGGRDPLFLAENFIPFLNDHIKPLLEGRDVDAFLPNARFFDQLRIDGHLLHTAVRYGLSQALLDAAALATGRLKTEVVCDEWQLPCVPEAIPLFGQSGDDRYIAVDKMILKGVDVLPHALINNVEEKLGFKGEKLREYVRWLSNRILSLRTSDRYHPTLHIDVYGTIGLIFDMDPVRCAEYIASLEAEAQGLPLYIEGPVDAGNKPDQIRMLTAITKELTRLGSGVKIVADEWCNTYQDIVDFTDAGSCHMVQIKTPDLGGIHNIVDAVLYCNKHAMEAYQGGTCNETEISARTCVHVALAARPMRMLIKPGMGFDEGLNIVFNEMNRTIALLQTKD from the coding sequence ATGAAAATTAAACAGGCCCTTTTCACAGCTGGCTACTCCTCATTTTATTTTGACGACCAGCAGGCCATTAAAGACGGCGCAGGTCACGATGGGTTCATTTATACCGGTGCCCCGGTAACGCCTGGATTTACCTCTGTTCGTCAGGCGGGTGAATGTGTTTCGGTTCAGTTGATTCTGGAAAACGGCGCGGTGGCGGTCGGTGATTGCGCAGCCGTACAGTATTCTGGTGCAGGCGGTCGTGACCCGCTGTTCCTGGCAGAAAACTTTATCCCGTTCCTCAACGATCACATCAAACCGCTGCTGGAAGGCCGTGACGTCGATGCGTTCCTGCCGAATGCCCGTTTCTTCGACCAGTTGCGTATTGACGGCCATCTGTTGCATACCGCCGTCCGTTACGGTCTGTCTCAGGCGCTGCTGGATGCCGCTGCGCTGGCTACCGGTCGTCTGAAAACAGAAGTGGTTTGCGATGAATGGCAGTTGCCGTGCGTCCCGGAAGCGATTCCTTTATTTGGTCAGAGCGGTGATGACCGCTACATCGCCGTCGACAAAATGATCCTCAAAGGCGTGGACGTCCTGCCGCACGCGCTGATCAACAACGTAGAAGAGAAGCTGGGCTTTAAAGGCGAAAAACTGCGTGAGTATGTGCGTTGGTTGTCTAACCGCATCTTAAGCCTGCGTACCAGCGATCGTTATCACCCAACGCTGCATATTGATGTGTACGGCACTATCGGTCTGATTTTTGATATGGACCCGGTTCGTTGCGCCGAATACATCGCCAGCCTGGAAGCAGAAGCACAGGGTCTGCCGCTGTACATTGAAGGTCCGGTTGATGCCGGTAACAAACCGGATCAAATCCGCATGTTGACTGCAATCACCAAAGAACTGACCCGCCTGGGTTCCGGCGTGAAAATCGTGGCTGATGAATGGTGTAACACCTATCAGGATATCGTCGACTTCACCGATGCAGGCAGTTGCCATATGGTGCAGATCAAAACCCCGGATCTCGGCGGCATTCACAACATCGTTGACGCGGTGCTGTACTGCAACAAACACGCCATGGAAGCCTACCAGGGCGGTACCTGTAACGAAACCGAGATCAGTGCTCGCACCTGCGTACATGTCGCGCTGGCTGCGCGTCCAATGCGCATGCTGATCAAACCGGGTATGGGCTTCGATGAAGGTCTCAACATCGTGTTTAACGAAATGAACCGTACCATCGCGTTGTTGCAGACTAAGGATTAA